One Mycolicibacterium rufum genomic window, CCGACGGTGGCGGCCTTCTCGTACACCTCGACCGATGCGCCGTGGACCGCCGCGGTCAGTGCGGCGGTCAGGCCCGCGCCGCCACTGCCCAGTACGACGACGTCGACGTCGTGGTCCCAGTCGGTCACCGCTGTCTCCTCTCGAGCATCCTCAGCTGAGGATCGCCGACAACTCGTTGGCTGCCGTGATGACGGCATCGCGCCCGTCGCGGACGACGTCCTCACGGTGCGAGATCAGGTTGATGCACGTGGGCGGCGACGGCGGCCGGCGGCGCACCGGCACCGCGAGCCCGAAGGTGTTCGGCTCGATCTCGCCGTGCGTGATCACCCAACCGCGTTGCCGCGCTTGCCCGACCAGCTCCCGCTCGCCGGGGCGGGGCGCCATGCTGGCCAGCAGCGCGATGCCCGCGGCCCCCCGGTCCAGGGGGTAGCGACTGCCTTCGTGGAAGGACAGTTGGTAGTACACGTTGGTCGGGACCATGACGGCCACCGCGACCTGTTGGTCGCCTTCGGCCACCAACAGCGAGACCGTCGTGCCGAGTTCATCGGCCAGGCTGCGCAGCGTGGGCACCGCCAGTGTGCGGACGTTGTTGTCGAACGACGCGCCGAGCACCGCCAGCGCCGCCGCCGAGCGATAGCGGCCGTCCTCACCCTTGGCGACGAACCGGAACGAGGCCAGGGTGCTGAGCAGGCGGTAGGCGATGGTGCGGTGCACGCCGATGCCGTCGGCGACCTGCGCGACGGTCATGCCGGTCGGCGAGCTGGCGACCAGCTGGAGCGCACTGAGGCCGCGGGCCAGGGTCTGCGATCCGGGAGCGCCATTGCCCGAGGACACGGCGCCATCCGGGGTGAGGTGACGGCCGGGGGCGGCGGACGCTCGGGTCATG contains:
- a CDS encoding IclR family transcriptional regulator, with product MTRASAAPGRHLTPDGAVSSGNGAPGSQTLARGLSALQLVASSPTGMTVAQVADGIGVHRTIAYRLLSTLASFRFVAKGEDGRYRSAAALAVLGASFDNNVRTLAVPTLRSLADELGTTVSLLVAEGDQQVAVAVMVPTNVYYQLSFHEGSRYPLDRGAAGIALLASMAPRPGERELVGQARQRGWVITHGEIEPNTFGLAVPVRRRPPSPPTCINLISHREDVVRDGRDAVITAANELSAILS